The following proteins come from a genomic window of Yinghuangia sp. ASG 101:
- a CDS encoding acyl-CoA reductase, with protein MTATHTEPAADTVVSAPFFLYGDLVDGDDEKHRSRDLGVTFATPRMAMDRVVRPRGEVPPLLNVPLAEIIDFLVETGERIRDPRNPFIRDCIDRMSSTHVLPRSVLESQVVGAAHYLDKRLLETVVEQNFPDPRALDAWVPKSDFTGRKSFVRAFAPRLIHVLPGNSPGVAVKSIAQGAMVKAVNLFKMSSSDPFTTVAILRTMADIDPDHAIVKSMAAVYWRGGDDAVERVLYRPQYFDKIVAWGGGDAINNVIKYLGPGFQLVSFDPKTSISMVGREAFASEESLDEAAELAASDVMVLNQEACVASRFVYVEANEADADRFSEKLQTRIAAKAAASGDVRPLDHELREQIDTLMMLDDEFGVWGRTDGKGVVIRSDAPVDFHPINKTANVVRVDRLEDAMKYVNVATQTVGFYPFDRMPDYRDHLASGGAQRIVRLGEAGPSTIGNPHDAMYPLHRFVHWMAHEDGTA; from the coding sequence GTGACCGCCACCCACACCGAGCCCGCGGCGGACACCGTCGTGTCGGCGCCGTTCTTCCTGTACGGCGACCTGGTCGACGGCGACGACGAGAAGCACCGCTCGCGTGACCTGGGCGTCACGTTCGCGACGCCGCGCATGGCCATGGACCGCGTGGTGCGCCCGCGCGGCGAGGTCCCGCCGCTGCTGAACGTCCCGCTCGCGGAGATCATCGACTTCCTCGTCGAGACCGGCGAGCGGATCCGCGACCCGAGGAATCCGTTCATACGGGACTGCATCGACCGCATGTCCTCGACGCACGTCCTGCCGCGCTCGGTCCTGGAGTCGCAGGTCGTCGGGGCCGCGCACTACCTCGACAAGCGCCTGCTGGAGACGGTGGTCGAGCAGAACTTCCCGGACCCGAGGGCGCTCGACGCGTGGGTGCCGAAGAGCGATTTCACCGGGCGCAAGAGTTTCGTGCGCGCGTTCGCGCCCCGGCTGATCCACGTGCTGCCCGGCAACTCCCCGGGGGTCGCGGTCAAATCCATCGCGCAGGGGGCGATGGTCAAGGCCGTCAACCTGTTCAAGATGTCGTCGAGCGACCCGTTCACCACCGTCGCGATCCTGCGGACGATGGCCGACATCGACCCGGACCACGCGATCGTGAAGTCGATGGCGGCGGTGTACTGGCGCGGCGGCGACGACGCGGTGGAGCGCGTGCTGTACCGGCCGCAGTACTTCGACAAGATCGTGGCGTGGGGCGGCGGCGACGCGATCAACAACGTCATCAAGTACCTGGGCCCGGGCTTCCAGTTGGTGTCGTTCGATCCGAAGACGTCGATCTCGATGGTCGGCCGCGAGGCCTTCGCGAGTGAGGAATCCCTCGACGAGGCCGCCGAGTTGGCCGCGTCCGACGTCATGGTCCTCAACCAGGAGGCCTGCGTCGCCAGCCGGTTCGTCTACGTCGAGGCGAACGAGGCCGACGCGGACCGGTTCTCCGAGAAGCTCCAGACCCGGATCGCGGCCAAGGCGGCGGCCTCCGGCGACGTCCGGCCGCTCGACCACGAACTGCGCGAGCAGATCGACACGCTGATGATGCTCGACGACGAATTCGGCGTCTGGGGACGGACGGACGGCAAGGGCGTGGTCATCCGCTCCGACGCCCCGGTCGACTTCCACCCGATCAACAAGACCGCCAACGTCGTCCGGGTCGACCGGCTCGAAGACGCGATGAAGTACGTCAACGTCGCGACGCAGACCGTCGGCTTCTACCCGTTCGACCGCATGCCCGACTACCGCGACCACCTGGCCAGCGGCGGCGCCCAGCGCATCGTCCGCCTCGGCGA